From a region of the Castanea sativa cultivar Marrone di Chiusa Pesio chromosome 10, ASM4071231v1 genome:
- the LOC142613765 gene encoding uncharacterized protein LOC142613765 isoform X2, which translates to MLKMKKPDYPVAIATKTKFEDSDEHESSTSEHEEQEIERELADVTFEQLQKARSDGSHSAYKMPNQEKKSGRANKNRPMEASCKKPVGRLREVVQIPKKVVRDPRFESLCGTFDDKQFRSKYHFLFKKYLPDEIKEEEKKLSKSKDSIAANRFEHSITWMRGNLPAEREKLRKQLAKPNDPEIVGELKKHISWIDKQLKSESSQHTDSTILAEHKKKEREAAKKGKQPFYLSKSAIRKQKLIGKFEDLKASGKLDSFIEKRRKKNAAKDHRYMPYRRSNNSEQQN; encoded by the exons ATGCTCAAAATGAAGAAACCCGATTACCCGGTTGCCATTGCAACCAAAACCAAGTTCGAGGACAGCGATGAACATGAATCGTCCACTTCTGAACAT GAGGAGCAAGAGATAGAGCGGGAGTTGGCGGATGTGACATTCGAACAATTGCAAAAGGCGCGTTCAGATGGGTCGCATTCGGCGTATAAAATGccaaatcaagaaaagaaatcTGGGCGGGCGAACAAGAATAG GCCAATGGAGGCTAGTTGCAAGAAGCCGGTTGGAAGGCTTAGAGAGGTGGTTCAAATTCCTAAGAAG GTTGTACGCGACCCCCGTTTTGAATCTTTATGTGGTACATTTGATGATAAGCA GTTTAGGAGCAAATATCATTTTCTGTTCAAGAAATATCTTCCTGATGAAATAAAg GAGGAAGAGAAGAAATTATCCAAATCCAAGGATTCAATTGCCGCCAACAGATTTGAACACAGCATCACTTGGATG AGAGGTAATCTTCCTGCTGAAAGAGAG AAATTGCGGAAGCAATTAGCAAAACCAAATGATCCAGAAATCGTTGGTGAATTAAAGAAACACATCTCTTGGATT GATAAGCAATTAAAGTCCGAGTCCAGTCAGCATACTGATTCCACAATTCTGGCTGAGcacaagaagaaagaaagagaagcaGCAAAGAAAGGGAAACAACCATTTTATCTCTCAAAAA GTGCAATCCGAAAGCAAAAGCTTATTGGAAAATTTGAAGATCTCAAG GCTTCTGGCAAGCTTGACTCCTTTATtgagaaaaggagaaagaagaaTGCTGCGAAGGACCATAGATACATGCCATATCGCAGGTCCAACAACAGTGAGCAACAAAATTAA
- the LOC142613765 gene encoding uncharacterized protein LOC142613765 isoform X1 encodes MLKMKKPDYPVAIATKTKFEDSDEHESSTSEHEDSDEHELSSSEDEEQEIERELADVTFEQLQKARSDGSHSAYKMPNQEKKSGRANKNRPMEASCKKPVGRLREVVQIPKKVVRDPRFESLCGTFDDKQFRSKYHFLFKKYLPDEIKEEEKKLSKSKDSIAANRFEHSITWMRGNLPAEREKLRKQLAKPNDPEIVGELKKHISWIDKQLKSESSQHTDSTILAEHKKKEREAAKKGKQPFYLSKSAIRKQKLIGKFEDLKASGKLDSFIEKRRKKNAAKDHRYMPYRRSNNSEQQN; translated from the exons ATGCTCAAAATGAAGAAACCCGATTACCCGGTTGCCATTGCAACCAAAACCAAGTTCGAGGACAGCGATGAACATGAATCGTCCACTTCTGAACAT gAGGATAGCGATGAGCATGAATTGTCATCTTCGGAAGAT GAGGAGCAAGAGATAGAGCGGGAGTTGGCGGATGTGACATTCGAACAATTGCAAAAGGCGCGTTCAGATGGGTCGCATTCGGCGTATAAAATGccaaatcaagaaaagaaatcTGGGCGGGCGAACAAGAATAG GCCAATGGAGGCTAGTTGCAAGAAGCCGGTTGGAAGGCTTAGAGAGGTGGTTCAAATTCCTAAGAAG GTTGTACGCGACCCCCGTTTTGAATCTTTATGTGGTACATTTGATGATAAGCA GTTTAGGAGCAAATATCATTTTCTGTTCAAGAAATATCTTCCTGATGAAATAAAg GAGGAAGAGAAGAAATTATCCAAATCCAAGGATTCAATTGCCGCCAACAGATTTGAACACAGCATCACTTGGATG AGAGGTAATCTTCCTGCTGAAAGAGAG AAATTGCGGAAGCAATTAGCAAAACCAAATGATCCAGAAATCGTTGGTGAATTAAAGAAACACATCTCTTGGATT GATAAGCAATTAAAGTCCGAGTCCAGTCAGCATACTGATTCCACAATTCTGGCTGAGcacaagaagaaagaaagagaagcaGCAAAGAAAGGGAAACAACCATTTTATCTCTCAAAAA GTGCAATCCGAAAGCAAAAGCTTATTGGAAAATTTGAAGATCTCAAG GCTTCTGGCAAGCTTGACTCCTTTATtgagaaaaggagaaagaagaaTGCTGCGAAGGACCATAGATACATGCCATATCGCAGGTCCAACAACAGTGAGCAACAAAATTAA
- the LOC142614156 gene encoding F-box protein PP2-A12-like, translating into MGADFSALFFGQEGFNACSNGSNVSLQAKPNLGDLPEDCVALILGYFDPPGICKLASMNRAFRGASWADFVWESKLPSNYELLLRKVFDDVPENLGKRQIYERLCRANSFDGGTKRVWLHKRTGGVCLSIASKGLAITGIDDRRYWNHIPTEESRFCTVAYLQQIWWFEVDGEVDFPLPTGSYSVFFKLQLGRASKRFGRRICNSEHVHGWDIKPVQFQLWTSDGQYAASKCFLKETGKWNYYHVGTFVVDSSNASTKIKFSMTQIDCTHTKGGLCLDSVVIYPNEFRERLTHF; encoded by the exons ATGGGTGCGGATTTCTCTGCTTTGTTCTTCGGCCAAGAAGGCTTTAATGCTTGTTCTAATGGGTCTAATGTATCTTTGCAAGCAAAACCCAATTTGGGTGATTTACCAGAGGACTGCGTGGCTCTGATTCTGGGTTACTTTGACCCCCCAGGGATTTGCAAATTGGCGAGTATGAATCGAGCTTTTCGTGGCGCTTCCTGGGCTGATTTTGTGTGGGAATCGAAGTTGCCCTCGAATTATGAACTTCTTCTTCGGAAAGTGTTCGATGATGTGCCTGAAAATTTGGGTAAGCGACAGATTTATGAAAGACTTTGTCGAGCTAATAGTTTCGATGGGGGTACTaag AGAGTTTGGCTGCATAAAAGAACGGGTGGTGTTTGTTTGTCCATTGCTTCAAAAGGGTTAGCGATCACCGGGATAGATGATCGAAGATATTGGAATCATATCCCAACTGAAGAATCTAG ATTCTGCACAGTTGCATACCTTCAACAGATTTGGTGGTTTGAAGTTGATGGGGAGGTGGACTTCCCACTTCCAACAGGGTCATATAGCGTATTCTTCAAGCTGCAGCTTGGACGGGCATCCAAGAGATTTGGTCGGCGAATATGTAATTCAGAGCATGTTCATGGATGGGACATTAAGCCAGTGCAGTTTCAGCTATGGACTTCAGATGGTCAGTATGCTGCATCAAAGTGCTTTTTGAAAGAAACTGGAAAATGGAATTACTACCACGTTGGGACCTTTGTTGTTGATAGCTCTAATGCATCAACCAAAATTAAATTCTCTATGACCCAGATTGATTGTACGCATACTAAAGGAGGTCTCTGTTTAGACTCTGTAGTTATATACCCGAATGAATTTAGAGAGAGGTTAACGCATTTTTGA